A stretch of DNA from Rattus rattus isolate New Zealand chromosome 18, Rrattus_CSIRO_v1, whole genome shotgun sequence:
ggggGAACCTTAGTAAAGGAATTACCTCCCTTTGCTTGGCCCATGGCCGGGTCTGGGAGAGATTGTCTTAAGGATTGGCGTGGCagggccaagcccactgtgggcggtaccatccctaggcaggtgaaCCTGAGATGAAAGGCTAAACATGAGCCTAAGGGGTGAGCCACTGAGCAGTGTTTCTTTGTGGTCTCTAAGTCAGTTCCTGCATGATGTCCCTTGGTGATGGACGGTGACCTGGAAGTGTGAGCAGTAACACACTTTCTCCTTcctgagttgttttgtttttggtttttttttgcttttttttttttttttttttttggtcttggtgtttatcacatcaacagaaagcaaactagagggactgctcttcctagaggtcctgagttcaaatcccagcaaccccatggtggctcacaaccatctttaatgggatctgatgccctcttctggtgtgtctgaagacagctagggtgtacttatatataataaatcaatctttcttttttttttaaaaaaagaaggaaagcaaactagaacagttCTCATCTCCACGTTATAGCGAGTGGCCACTAATAAAGAGATTCTCCAGACCACAGTGGGGCCCTGGCTGGGTCCTTTAGGCTCTGCCAGTGGACCAAGTCATGATATGGAGGCTATTTGGGCTCAGGACCATGGAGTAGGCAGAAGACCTTCTGTGCCTTTGCGTCTTCCAGTTAACAACGGCGTGCTTGAACGAGCCCTGTGAACTTTTCTCAGCCACTTCAAGATGGACGCACATTAGTCCCACTTACTGGATAAGGAAACAGAAGGTCAGAGCTGTCCTAAAGGCAAGAGCCCGGGCAGCTGGGATGTAAGCTTGGATCCGGGAAGCTGAGGTCTGAGCCAGCCCTGCAGCCCTCCCAGGTAACCAGGACGCGGGCACTAGGTCAGGTAGGTGTATCTCCCATCCTTCTCACCTCAGAAGAGGTTAAGGAAAAGATTCTCATTTAGCGAGCATCTGATGCGTGCAgaaagcacctactatgtgcagtCACTGGAGGGAGGGGGCTCAATGAGTCTTTGCAAGTTCTCCATACTTGAGGCAGCCCAGCGGGTAGGAATGTTACTTAGAAAGAATAtggtagtgggggtggggcactccaagaaaggagcagaggcatctgtttgtgtctttttttgtAATCTCTCCAACTCTTTCCCGGTTATCGGTGTCTCACCTGCGGCAAGCACGCCATGCCTACATGGGACTTAGGGGCGCAGAAGGCCCCGCTTCTTTCCAGGTCTATGAGGCAACAGTCACTAAAGCACTGGCTGTGGTGGACACACTTGTCTCCGTTGGCCTGTAGAAATAGCCCCTTGGTCACCAGCTCTTGTCTACAGAAGGTCCTGGCATTGCCCAAGAACCTGGGGTCCAGCAAAGGGAAGTCATAAGATTGTCACCGCGGACCCCACCCTGCCCAATGTACCCCTTCCAGAAGCTGGACTTGACTGAGCCCAAAGAGTCAGGAGCTGCGCATCCGGCCATCTCACCCCCATGGCTCCCAGACCACAAATCTAATAGCTAGTGGGCATGGAGAGAgggggcaagatggctcagccagcataggtgcttgctgtgcaagctgtgggacctgaattcaaatcccctctccctcccccgggACCGAgtgaagatgggaggagaaaacagagtcCACTGAGATGTCCCTGACttcaggcacacagacataggagggagggaaggaacttttagaattaaaaaaaaaaaagggagggaagaaaggggagaggaagacttTACCTTTAGAAGAGCCCCTAGGTCTTGGAGAAGGAAACCCCAGAATTAGCGGGTAGAGAGGGCTTGGGATAGCGGGGGAAGGGTGGTGAGCCCAGGGATGAGAGCACTGTCTTCAAGGGCTGGGCCAGGGGCACTGTCTCCagtccaggaaaggggatgaaaCCCGACCAGGGCTGTGAAGTGTACCTCCGGTCCCCTTTTACCCAGCCGGGGGCGGGATCCTACATCCCTCAGGCCCCACCTTTCCATTCCAGCGCCCATCAAGGGCAATGCTCACCTTTTTAAGGTCTGAGTTTTCGAATTTGTGTGGCAGGGTCCCAGCAAGAAAAGCCAGCACCGTGACCAAGGCCTGGGTGAAGGCCATGACGGCCTAGGTGGTGGCAAACTCCCTGAATGCGCTGGGGATAAGTCCCTGTCTCTGTGGGGGTGGGAGCCAGCCAGCGTGGGCCCAGTGATCACAGACTGCCCTCTTCAGTAGATGTGGGACAAGGACTGCTGACTCCCAGGCTGGTCCTTAGCAGCctctggaggggctggaggggaggAAAGGTTCTGGACTAATGAGGCGTTTGTGCTCTGGAGCCCAGGGGCCTTATACGGGCTACTTTGAAACACagacttctgtttattttttatttatttatttttttcggagctggggacccagggccttgcgctcgctaggcaagcactctaccgctgagctaaatccccaacccctatttttttttttaaacatttatgtatacatcatacagctttctgcctgcatgtatgcacctgcgggccagaagagggcaccagacctgattatagatggttgtgagccaccatgtgggtgctgggaattgaactcagaacctctggaagagcagacagtgctcttaaccgctgagctatctctccagccccagacttcTGTTTATAAAGGACAACTTCTTTTCTTACTCATCTCAAGAGTAGCGAGTTTcgaggggggcggggaggggggagggattagagCTGCCGAGCTCACCAAGGAACCAGGGCTAGAGAGCCCTTGGAAGGAAAGAGGTCAGTAGCAAGTTCCTACCCAGAATGCCTAGGGCTGCAAAGAATCTGTGCACCACGTGAGCGAGACACTTGACTGTAATGGAGACGTGGGTTGCGGCAGAAAGACGGGGTTTCCTGGAAGGGGCAGATAGGATaaaggtgaggcaggagaatgtgtAAAGCAGAGAGAGGCCCAAGAAGAGGGGCTCAgctcaactgtgtgtgtgtgtgtgtgtgcgtgcgtgcgtgcgtgcgtgcgtgcgtgcgtgcgtgcgtgcgtgtggtgGCGTGCAGAGCAGAGAACTCAGGGTGGATATTTGACCGGGAAGCTGACTGGGACCCAGAGCCCAGCTGCAGCGGCTTCTCTGAGAAAAGTTATTGGCTGAGGGGCTAGTATTGGGATCAGGGACTCTCACCTGTGACGCTGAGTTCAGGACGAGGCTGGTTGTCCTAATCTATGAGGACAGCAGCCTTGAAGGCCAGCTGGTGCTAACTCCCAGCCCACACCCTCAGTTCCCATTCGCATTCCCGTGGCATGGCAGGGCAGGACTGGGACATGCAGTGTGCCCTTATCCCTCCTGCAGGTCCTGCTGGCCCACAGGTCTCAGAGCAAGCAACCCGGAAGAAGCTACCGGAGCTCACACAGCTGGTCTCTGGACCTGGCTGACCTTTAACCCCTGCAGTCACCCCGGACCACAAAGGTCGACAGTCCTACCTAGCGTCCAGGTATATTGTCCCATAACCTGACCTAGAACAGTATCAAAAGCAGggtactgtttcttttttttttttttccggagctggggaccgaacccagggccttgtgcttgctaggcaagcgctctaccactgagctaaatccccaacccccagggtaCTGTTTCTAGAAAGGTAGTCTACAGCCACGGAGTTCCTCAGCAGGGCCAAAGAGAGTTCTGTGCAACCTCTATGCTCAAGTGAGATATGTTCGCACAACCTTGGGGTAGCCGGGAGCTGGTGTTCTACTTAGACTGCCCATATGTGGATGCCTGCGTTCTCTGACCTCAAGTCTCTTCCTTACCTTCCCCTACCCCATGAGTCTGAACCTtacttgttgtggtttgccctgaagttatctgtattttgatgctaattccactgccccaaggacagctgcctagtcaaggactcagaactcaggtgacttcaccagaaccacctctccattgaatttgtaaagtacaggtgaggggcaggtacagcatagaaggaggcctgtcattggaggagaaggaaggatgggcgggagagaagtttgaaggaagaggaggagactaggggagagaggaggagacagggcggaggagaggggcagagaagccgtggcaggacaaggtGGCAGGTGATGTtgagattctgctctgtgtattcacaggttgttattaatgttcctaagggatggatagtaccgggctttgtatgtttaagtgggcaattatatcttatcaattggatctaagattattgtgttgtgtgttcttttatgtgagggtttgagtgcaggaaaagtgtgtggctgggatgtgtttccgcccagatatctagcagatatctggggcactgaggtgctggaccaAGCGGGATAAAAGaccacaatacatttttatttttatatttttacaacaacacatactGATACCCAGCCCTTTTGCCAGTGAAGACTCCTTCCTTACCAAGAAGTAAGAGAAAGGGACTCAAGCCAAAGTAACATTGAATGTCATTTATTATCACTGTTTATTCTAAAATCAGTCTCCTAGTCCTCCGGCGGGTCTTGAACTATTGGGTAAAGCTGTTtacaatccccaggacccatatggtaaAGGGGATGCTCTTACAAATTGTTCTGACCTCCAGAGGAGGGacaaggcacacatacacacacacacacacacacacacacacacacacacacacgcgcacatgcacacctgcacgggtacaaacatgcacacacacacacacacacacacacacaccccgcattCTGCCTTATGAGTTTTGAGGTTGTGACCTGTGGTTATACTACCCTACCCAGTTTCCGTGTGGTGCTataggactgaacccagagctttgagCCTCCAAATCTAATTAACGTTTTACATGGAAAATTCCAAAGCAACAGTtctgcatccacacacatgtaaaacCAGGATGGCAAAGACCTAGACACACAGATGTCCTGAAGTGTCTCTCCCCCATGCGAGGTTCTGTGGAGACCTCATGTCCTTTCAGGGAAAGAGATTGATTCTCATCATGCagctggctggcctcgaactcacagaggttcactTGCTTCTGTTGTCTGCATGCTAGAATTAAAGgggtggtgggttttttgttttgttttgtttgttctgagatagggttctactttgtagtccaggctggcctggaactcattatgtagtccaggttggcctcaaatttatggcaatcctcctgcctcagactctcaaaTACTGCGAATTTCAggagtgagccaccacacccagttctgCTAGTGATGACCATCAGCGGGCTTCTCCTGCCCTCTGGTGGAACACCCATTCTTCTACCACTGCACTGGGTCCCCCTGGTTTGtctgaccacttttttttttaattaattaattaattaattaatttatttatttcagaactgaggaccgaacccagggccttgcgcttgctaggcaagtgctctaccactgagctaaatccccaaccccgtctgaCCACTTTTATTGTAGCCATGtagccatctgtctgtctctaccagCCAATCGTGGGACTTCTCCTGGATTCTCCCTGACGCTCAGATGGCGTTGCGGACGCAATGGAGCAGTCATACAGGTCCAGCCTGAGAACTCGTTATGGAGGGATTACTTATGTAGCAGCTGAATTCACCCAGTGGCTGAGTTCACCCTGAGTCCTAAAGAGGGCAGCAGACCTGACCTTCGAGAGCCAGTGACAGAGCTGACTGTGGAGAaggtacagacagacacacccacttCTGGAAAGTTCAGCAGA
This window harbors:
- the Clpsl2 gene encoding colipase-like protein 2, with the protein product MAFTQALVTVLAFLAGTLPHKFENSDLKKANGDKCVHHSQCFSDCCLIDLERSGAFCAPKSHVGMACLPQTKRSLNILCPCRIGLSCHSKDPMCPRRCQMI